Proteins from one Cloacibacillus sp. genomic window:
- a CDS encoding phosphatidylglycerophosphatase A has product MILTPEMKTWYGMIATVGTIGRYSKMPGTLGAIAGTVLWLLFGGIPLWGIAAVAVIGCYASDKYEKAAGREDPGEVVIDEVVGVWISSWGFDLTYAVVALFLFRIVDITKPFPVKEFERLPGGVGIMADDIAGGVMVNLLLHFIHWLLFAGGLTIILGVIGK; this is encoded by the coding sequence ATGATACTGACTCCGGAAATGAAGACCTGGTATGGAATGATCGCCACAGTCGGCACCATCGGGCGCTATTCAAAGATGCCAGGCACCCTGGGCGCCATCGCCGGCACCGTGCTGTGGCTGCTGTTCGGTGGTATCCCGCTGTGGGGCATCGCGGCGGTGGCGGTTATCGGCTGTTACGCCTCCGACAAATATGAAAAGGCCGCCGGGCGCGAGGACCCGGGTGAGGTCGTGATCGACGAAGTCGTCGGCGTCTGGATATCTTCCTGGGGTTTTGACCTCACCTACGCGGTGGTGGCGCTGTTTCTCTTTCGCATCGTCGATATAACCAAACCATTTCCGGTCAAAGAATTTGAACGGCTTCCCGGAGGCGTCGGCATCATGGCCGACGATATCGCGGGCGGCGTGATGGTCAACCTGCTCCTGCACTTTATACACTGGCTTCTGTTTGCGGGAGGGCTGACAATAATTCTGGGGGTGATAGGAAAATGA
- a CDS encoding CinA family protein: MTGKLDVLAAAVIKNFRERGLSLSLAESCTGGMIAAALTGIPGASDIFWGSAVTYINSAKEHILGVSEATLERHGAVSEECAREMAEGSRRIYGADVAMSVTGIAGPGGGSEAKPVGTVWFGFSSRKGTEAFCRRFEGDREAVRRQTVEQVLACLIEKCAAEDVRGEGVE, encoded by the coding sequence ATGACGGGCAAACTTGACGTGTTAGCCGCCGCAGTGATAAAAAACTTTCGTGAGCGCGGCCTTTCGCTCTCCCTGGCCGAATCATGCACCGGCGGGATGATCGCCGCCGCGCTGACCGGTATTCCAGGAGCCTCCGATATCTTCTGGGGCTCCGCCGTGACATATATAAACAGCGCGAAAGAGCATATCCTCGGCGTCTCGGAGGCGACCCTTGAAAGGCACGGTGCGGTCAGCGAAGAATGCGCGCGCGAAATGGCCGAAGGCTCCCGCAGAATATATGGCGCGGACGTCGCGATGAGCGTGACCGGCATCGCCGGTCCCGGAGGCGGCTCGGAGGCCAAGCCGGTCGGCACCGTCTGGTTCGGCTTCAGCTCACGGAAGGGCACGGAGGCGTTTTGCCGCCGCTTTGAGGGAGACAGGGAGGCCGTCCGCCGGCAGACCGTTGAACAGGTCCTAGCATGCCTGATCGAAAAATGCGCCGCCGAAGATGTGCGCGGCGAAGGCGTGGAATAA